Within the Mycobacterium gordonae genome, the region CCACACCCGGCGGGATGTCGGTGTGCTCGGCAATGAGTTCTCCGAGCACCGCTGCGCACCATGGCGTGTCGGGTGCGGGCTTGAGCACCATGGTGTTGCCGGCCGCCAAGGCGGGACCCAGCTTGGCGAGGTTGATCTGGTGCGGGAAGTTCCACGGGGTGATAGCGCCGACGACACCGACCGCTTCACGGGCGATGGTGCGCCGGGTCGGGATGCCCATCGGCGACGCCTGGCCCAGATCCTGGTTCCACACGTAACTTTCGGCGGTGTCCGCCGCGAACGCCAGATCGTTGACCGGTCCTTCCAGCTGAGCCATCGAGGTCAGCATCCGCGGCGCTCCGACTTCGGCGATGGTGAGTTCTCGTAGTTCTTCGGTGTGCTTCTGCATCCCCTCGCGCAGCTGTCGGATGCACCGAACGCGCAATTCGGTGTTGCGCGACCAGTCGGTGTCGTCGAACGCACGGCGCGCCGCCTGGATGGCGCGGCCCATGTCGTGCGCATCGGCGTCGGCCGCGACGCCCAGCACCTCCTCCGTGGCCGGGTTCGCCGTCGGGAAGGTGCCTGCCGCGCCCTCCGAGAACGTTCCGTCGATGAACAGAGCACTCACGCCGTCGGCCAACAGGGCCATCTAACACTCCCACCAGGTGCGCTCAGCCGTCCGAAGCTGACGACCAAGCCGAATGGACAACTGTCCGATATTGTTTCGTCGAACCATAGCCCCGAAGTCGGTGGCGGTGCAAGAGCCGGCAATGTGATTGGCCGTCATCGGTTCGGAAACGCGATTGAAAAGGGCTTTTCCTTGCAGGGGTTGCTTAGCGGTGCGACCATCCCTTAGCTTGGACATGTGTCCAGCGATACTGCGGTTTCGGTGGCCGACCAGGCTCAGCAGCCGGCCGGCAGAACCCCACGTAACCGCCGCCAAGAGGAAACCTTCCGCAAGGTACTGGCCGCCGGCATGCAGACCATGCGAGAGAACACCTACGCCGATCTGACCGTGCGGATGGTGGCGGCCAAGGCCAAGGTCGCGCCCGCCACCGCCTACACGTACTTCTCATCCAAGAACCATCTGATCGCCGAGGTCTACCTGGATCTGGTGCGGCAGGTGCCCTACTTCACCGACGTGAACGTCGCCATGCACGCCCGCGTGGATCAAGCGCTGCGGCACCTGGCACTGGTCGTCGCCGACGAACCGGAGGTGGGCGCGGCGTGCACCGCCGCACTCATGGGGGGTGGCACAGATCCCGCGGTGCGGGCCGTCCGCGACCGGATCGGTGCGGAGATCCACCGCCGCATCGCCTCGGCCATCGGGCCGGGCGCCGAGGCCGGCACCGTTGCCGCCCTACAGATGGCCTTCTTCGGGGCGCTGGTCCAGGCCGGCAGCGGCGAATTCACGTATCACGACATTGCCGACCGGTTGGCCGAAGTGGTGAGGCTCATTCTGGCCGGGGCCGAGAAAGGCACTGACTCATGACGATTCACGTCGGGGATCCAGAACTTGTACTCGACCCCTACGACTACGACTTCCACGAGGACCCGTACCCGTATTACCGCCGGTTGCGCGACGAGGC harbors:
- a CDS encoding TetR/AcrR family transcriptional regulator, translated to MSSDTAVSVADQAQQPAGRTPRNRRQEETFRKVLAAGMQTMRENTYADLTVRMVAAKAKVAPATAYTYFSSKNHLIAEVYLDLVRQVPYFTDVNVAMHARVDQALRHLALVVADEPEVGAACTAALMGGGTDPAVRAVRDRIGAEIHRRIASAIGPGAEAGTVAALQMAFFGALVQAGSGEFTYHDIADRLAEVVRLILAGAEKGTDS